The Acipenser ruthenus chromosome 56, fAciRut3.2 maternal haplotype, whole genome shotgun sequence genome segment TTTTGAATTTTATTAATTCTGACTGTAAGAACCAAACATCCTGCATGTAGTAAAATATTCatgcatgtgtaaaaaaaaaagttatattatgCCATTAGTCACTGGACCAATGTGCTAATCAAatatcacagggatggaaataagactcctattgcatagccctctcacccattccaggttttactacaagcttgtttagccacagtgtgtctaggtagcaagctcaggtgtgccttattattaaactcctagtaaaaccaggaatggatcaaacctctatgtaatgggagtcttatttccatccctgtgtcaTATATGTGTAAATGAAATGAGTGCAGAAAAATCCACCcttttttaaggtgttttttttaaccttgtgTATGAAGAGAAATGCTTATATAACATTGTTATATTGAGCCAAACTGTGTAGTAATAtgtatatgtgtctgtgtgtgtatatcgAGAGATAATTCTTATTAtgattacatttcttagcagacgcccttatccagggcgacttacaattgttacaagatatcacattattttttacatacaattacccatttatacagctggattttttactggagaaatctaggtaaagtaccttgctcaagggtacagcagcagtgtcccccacctgggattgaacccacaaccctccggtcaagagtccagagccctaaccactactccacactgctgccccagatagatagatagatagatagatagatagatagatagatagatagatagatagatagatagatagatagatagatagatagatagatagatagatagatagatagatagatagatagatagatagatagatggatggatggatggatggatggatggatggatggatggttgacCATGTTTTTACTCAGTTCAGATAAATATCTCCGATCCTCTAACTTCAGGCTATGTAAATTGAGTTCAGCTCCCACCTCCTATCTCTGACCTCAGTCACAGCGAGCTAGGCTCTCCGGATGTGAATAATCAAGCCTCAAGGCTGAGGGACCATCGCGTTCTGACTTGCACAAGCAACAATACCCGAAGTGGGAATTCTCAGAATTCCAGTAATTCCACTTCGGAATGTTGTTACTTGATATTGCAAATTCAGAAGCATGCAGGAGATGAGGGGATCCGGTTACTTAAGCTTAAAAGACAAAACAACAGTTGTTACTGGTTATGTTCAGTACTTAAAatgggttgatttttttttttactttatgaaaAAAATGGTGTTGAAGTCCCTTGACACTAATGATcgattttatattatattaaattttAAAATGATCAGAAGTAGCATTTTATTGATAGAAGTATGAAGCTGCCTATAGCtgagattgtattattattattattattattattattattattattattattattatagctttactttgttttatacattaaaaacattttaaagggaGAAATGATTTGTATCTTCAATTTTAAAGGGGGAAACGGTTTTAATTTTGTGTGCGTTTTATTTTATGagcaataaacacattttaatttgtattcatttcAAAAAAATGTCAGATTTACTCAACATTGTCTTGCTCAGCCTaacctatatttttattttcataggaCAACCTAGCATGAGAGCTGAAGACAGGTACAGGCAACTGTCCAATCACAGGACAGGACATCCACCCGTCTACCCAATCAAACGCAAGTACAGCCCGGACCGCAGCCAATCTGTGGAAGAGAGGCCGGTGAAAGTGAAGCAATCGCCTATGGCGCTGATAACGTAAGTTTGAATCTCTCAGTCCTTCAATTGTAACTGCGTAGCcatactgcttccctcccagtccctcagcgctATACAAAGCTTATAACATACATTTCTATCCTTGCAATTCTTTCCTCCAGAAGAGAGAGGGCGCTGTTCGGCGACGCCACTCGCAGCTTCCAGAGGGAGTCCAGCCGCAGCCCCCCAGAGCGCCAGGCCCCGCCCCCGATGGGCGTCACCGCGGCAATGAGAAGGACCAATCCCGTCCACAGGCTGCCAAGCCCCGCCTATGCAAGCCCACCAATGGACGAGCCCCTAGCGTTGATCAAGAAACCTGGCTACTGCTCCCCGAGTGAAGGCTCCACAGCTACCGGAACACTGCCAAGCCCTGGTGCAAGGAGTCCCACTGCCAGAGCACAGCAGGTAAAGATCACTAAAGAACGATTAGAGGAAGCCACTCTGTAGCATCTTTACTCAATCAATCCAGCCAGTCTGTGAGCCAATGTGAGAAAATAGAAACACATTGTATTCAAAATTGGGATCCCATTACAGCAGAAATGCCGTTGCATTACCAGCACAAATCGGGCATGCTGTCGAATCTCAgttgtcattgaagatcatttgggatgGGTATAGTTGGCATGCTGAGGTCCCACTCaaccaatggcagcctcatcccattgcagctgcccctGAGTTATCGTTGGTAGGCCCATTGGGTGCCTCTGCCTGCTGCCGTTGACAGCAACATCGTTCTTTGAAAGgacaattttgttttattatgggCGAGGTCTCCAGACAAGTGAAAACAGGTTAGCGATTAGTTATGATGAAACACGCCTCAGGTAGCCATGAAGCTGGGAGTCAGCAGCTGTTAAAAGCAGGTGAGGCTTTCCATGCCGTTCCCTAACTGTCTCTCAGTCCCTTAACCATCGCTCTCCTCTCTTCCCATAGATGCGCCCTTCTGTGATCACCTGTGTCTCTTCGGCTCAGCGGTCCAGCAGCAAATCACCTGACCTGCCCTCAAGCTGTTGCCCTTCTGGTAAGTTTATTAACTGATACCTTTTAATGCATTGGATTCAATAGAAAGCTGACGCCCTTTACAATGGTGCCCCGtagtaaaagcactgcaaagtgtaatgaagcacagtgaaagcatggtaaagcataggcaagcattgtaaagcacagaggtctggtaaagcatagggaagcattgtaaagcacagagaggtctggtaaagcatagggaagcattgtaaagcacagagaggtgtggtaaagcatagggaagcattgtaaagcacagaggtctggtaaagcatagggaagcattgtaaagcacagagaggtctggtaaagcacagggaagcattgtaaagcacagagaggtctggtaaagcacagggaagcattgtaaagcacagagaggtctggtaaagcatagggaagcattgtaaagcacagagaggtctggtaaagcatagggaagcattgtaaagcacagagaggtctggtaaagcagatttCAAAAAC includes the following:
- the LOC117404291 gene encoding transcription cofactor vestigial-like protein 4 isoform X2, whose translation is MAVANFHYITRMNSGFKVYILEGQPSMRAEDRYRQLSNHRTGHPPVYPIKRKYSPDRSQSVEERPVKVKQSPMALITRERALFGDATRSFQRESSRSPPERQAPPPMGVTAAMRRTNPVHRLPSPAYASPPMDEPLALIKKPGYCSPSEGSTATGTLPSPGARSPTARAQQMRPSVITCVSSAQRSSSKSPDLPSSCCPSVAAPPTCDPVVEEHFRRSLGKNYSEANTSSASIHISVDDHFAKALGEKWLQIKATSPPNSPSCASSPARANSPHSPVGASRSRQQTALSP
- the LOC117404291 gene encoding transcription cofactor vestigial-like protein 4 isoform X1; this translates as MAVANFHYITRMNSGFKVYILEGQPSMRAEDRYRQLSNHRTGHPPVYPIKRKYSPDRSQSVEERPVKVKQSPMALITRERALFGDATRSFQRESSRSPPERQAPPPMGVTAAMRRTNPVHRLPSPAYASPPMDEPLALIKKPGYCSPSEGSTATGTLPSPGARSPTARAQQMRPSVITCVSSAQRSSSKSPDLPSSCCPSAVAAPPTCDPVVEEHFRRSLGKNYSEANTSSASIHISVDDHFAKALGEKWLQIKATSPPNSPSCASSPARANSPHSPVGASRSRQQTALSP